The genomic window ATGAGTATCGGAACCGGCATCAACAGTCCAGCGACCAGCAAAACCAGTGCCGCGGCCATTTCAAGACTCATCATGTTTCCAAACAGCCGCACAGCAAGCGTGACCGTGCGCGACAACTCGCTGACAAGGTGAAAAGGCAACAGGATGGGATTGGGCTCGACGTACTGGCGCAGGTAGCGGCCGATACCGCTGCCGCGTATTCCAAACCAATGTACTGAAAGGAACACCAACAAGGCCAGCCCAGCGGTCAGCGAAAGATCGTCCGTGGGCGAGGACAGTCCAGGAATAACGCCAATAAGATTCGCTGTCCCGATGAATATCCAAAGGGTTCCGATCAGAGGCACGAGGCCGGGCGGCGGTTCGGGCAGAACCGCGCGCACCGCGCGGTCGATGACTTCAACGATGGCTTCAATTGCGCTCTGCGTCCCAGAAGGGCTCAGAGCAAGACGGTGCGTCAGGAACCAGGCGACCGCGGCGAGACCGAGCATTATGCCCCAGGTCGTGACCACCGTGCTGCTGATTCCTAAAGGTCCTAGCCGAAAAACGATTTCCGGAACCATGTGCGGCTTTCAAAGATGATTCTTGATGAAAAGATAAACGTTAATCGCCCCGACGACCACGCCCAGCAAAATCAAGTTGATGGTCCAGTGAATCGAATACCCTGGCAGATGATCGTCCAGCCAATTGCCCAAATAAGCTCCGACCACAACCGGCAGCACGAACAGTCCACCCAGCGTTCCCAGAAAAACCGTCTGCGCAAGGATTTTGGCGCGGTCGCGCCGCGCCTGCTCAAATCGGCGCGCCTGGCGCTCGATTTCCGACTGCAGATCTTTGTCCTGCTCGTGATCCTCACTCACCGCCGCTCCATCTGCCAAAGTT from Burkholderiales bacterium includes these protein-coding regions:
- a CDS encoding AtpZ/AtpI family protein; this translates as MSEDHEQDKDLQSEIERQARRFEQARRDRAKILAQTVFLGTLGGLFVLPVVVGAYLGNWLDDHLPGYSIHWTINLILLGVVVGAINVYLFIKNHL
- a CDS encoding F0F1 ATP synthase subunit A gives rise to the protein MVPEIVFRLGPLGISSTVVTTWGIMLGLAAVAWFLTHRLALSPSGTQSAIEAIVEVIDRAVRAVLPEPPPGLVPLIGTLWIFIGTANLIGVIPGLSSPTDDLSLTAGLALLVFLSVHWFGIRGSGIGRYLRQYVEPNPILLPFHLVSELSRTVTLAVRLFGNMMSLEMAAALVLLVAGLLMPVPILMLHIIEALVQAYIFGMLALVYISGGIQSHSSSGKGE